The proteins below are encoded in one region of Pseudomonas ekonensis:
- a CDS encoding SOS response-associated peptidase — protein sequence MCGRLSQYRGIHDFVAVLSIPDALINHVGDAPLARYNAAPTTSLAILHQHERHLYADSLRWGWRPHWAKDRTAPINARVEKVAHGPFFRAIWRHRLIVPVDNWFEWVEGPDKSRQPWLIRRADHGAIFCAAIGQFPIPGTPSKEDDGFVIITADSEGGLLDIHDRRPLVLPAERVNEWLDPATPAERAEQMLLFDTEPAGVFQWHKVGKAVGNARNQGAQLIEPTD from the coding sequence ATGTGCGGACGACTGTCGCAGTACCGGGGCATCCACGACTTCGTGGCGGTCCTGAGCATTCCCGATGCGCTGATCAATCACGTCGGCGACGCGCCGTTGGCCCGCTACAACGCCGCCCCCACCACGTCGCTGGCCATCCTCCATCAGCACGAACGGCACCTGTACGCCGACAGCCTGCGCTGGGGCTGGCGCCCACACTGGGCCAAGGATCGCACGGCGCCGATCAACGCGCGGGTGGAGAAAGTCGCCCACGGCCCGTTCTTCCGGGCGATCTGGCGACACCGGCTGATCGTACCCGTGGACAACTGGTTCGAATGGGTAGAGGGGCCCGACAAAAGCCGACAGCCCTGGCTGATCCGTCGCGCCGACCATGGCGCGATTTTCTGCGCCGCCATCGGCCAGTTTCCGATACCCGGCACGCCGTCAAAGGAAGACGACGGTTTTGTCATCATCACCGCCGACAGCGAAGGCGGCCTGCTCGATATCCATGACCGGCGCCCCTTGGTGCTGCCCGCCGAGCGGGTGAACGAATGGCTGGATCCTGCCACGCCCGCCGAACGGGCGGAGCAGATGCTGCTGTTCGACACCGAACCGGCCGGCGTTTTCCAGTGGCACAAGGTCGGCAAGGCCGTCGGCAACGCCCGCAACCAGGGCGCACAGTTGATCGAACCGACAGATTAA
- a CDS encoding AzlD domain-containing protein — translation MVWAVIFGMGLLVFLNRYVFLEPRLPVRLSSNARQFLGFAVPGMLTAICGPIVFMPDKQLNLHWDNPYLLSSLVAVGLVIYTRNTLLSMLLSMAFFFLLRWWL, via the coding sequence ATGGTCTGGGCAGTGATCTTCGGCATGGGCCTTTTGGTGTTCCTCAACCGCTACGTGTTCCTCGAGCCGCGCTTGCCGGTGCGCCTGAGCAGCAACGCGCGGCAGTTTCTCGGGTTTGCCGTGCCGGGCATGCTGACCGCCATCTGCGGCCCGATCGTGTTCATGCCGGACAAGCAACTGAACCTGCACTGGGACAACCCCTACCTGCTCAGTTCGCTGGTGGCGGTGGGGCTGGTGATCTACACGCGCAATACGTTGCTGAGCATGCTGTTGAGCATGGCGTTCTTCTTTTTGTTGCGCTGGTGGCTGTAA
- a CDS encoding AzlC family ABC transporter permease → MSDSLMPRSAFLRGAAAIMPLSLATAPWGLLAGSMAIEANLTPLQGQGLSTIVFAGAAQLVAIGMLKGGAGLFSILLTTALLTSQHLLYGMSMRSVISPLPGRWRLGLGFLLTDELFALTSQHDRQQFNRWYALGVGLTFYIAWNLFTLAGIVLGSSIPGLEHLGLDFSIAATFIALITPVVRDVPTVVCVAVSLFCSVLFSYWQWGSALVLSGLAGMAAGFVCNKLYRERT, encoded by the coding sequence ATGTCTGACTCACTCATGCCGCGCAGTGCGTTCCTTCGCGGTGCGGCGGCGATCATGCCGTTATCCCTGGCGACCGCGCCGTGGGGCCTGTTGGCCGGCTCCATGGCGATCGAGGCCAACCTCACCCCGCTGCAAGGGCAGGGGCTGTCGACCATCGTGTTCGCCGGCGCCGCCCAGTTGGTGGCCATCGGCATGCTCAAGGGCGGTGCCGGGCTGTTTTCCATTCTGCTGACCACGGCGCTGCTGACCTCTCAGCACTTGCTGTACGGCATGAGCATGCGTTCGGTGATTTCGCCGTTGCCCGGGCGCTGGCGCCTGGGCCTGGGCTTTCTGCTCACCGACGAACTGTTCGCCCTCACCAGCCAGCACGACCGCCAGCAGTTCAACCGTTGGTACGCCCTGGGCGTGGGCCTGACGTTCTACATCGCCTGGAACCTCTTCACCCTCGCCGGGATCGTGCTGGGCAGCAGCATTCCGGGGCTGGAGCACCTGGGCCTGGACTTCTCCATCGCCGCGACCTTCATCGCGCTGATCACCCCGGTGGTGCGCGATGTGCCGACGGTGGTCTGCGTGGCGGTGTCGCTGTTCTGCTCGGTGCTGTTCAGCTACTGGCAGTGGGGTTCGGCGCTGGTGCTCTCGGGGCTGGCCGGGATGGCGGCGGGGTTTGTCTGCAATAAACTGTATCGGGAGCGCACATGA
- a CDS encoding DUF2784 domain-containing protein encodes MLYRIAADGLVLFHLLFILFVLFGGLLALRWRRLIWLHLPAATWGVLVEVLHLTCPLTHWENLMRHAAGQTEYAGGFIEHYIWPIIYPAGLTPQIQLALGSVVLAVNLLVYGRLIRRWQRRRAARIPF; translated from the coding sequence ATGCTGTACCGAATCGCCGCCGACGGCCTCGTGCTGTTCCATCTGCTGTTCATACTGTTCGTGCTGTTCGGCGGCCTGCTGGCGCTCAGATGGCGGCGCTTGATCTGGCTGCACCTGCCGGCGGCCACCTGGGGCGTGCTGGTCGAGGTGCTGCACCTGACCTGCCCGCTGACCCACTGGGAAAACCTGATGCGCCACGCCGCCGGCCAGACCGAATACGCCGGCGGCTTCATCGAGCACTACATCTGGCCGATCATCTATCCGGCGGGCCTGACCCCGCAGATCCAGCTGGCGCTGGGCAGCGTGGTGCTGGCGGTCAACCTGCTGGTGTACGGGCGCCTGATCCGCCGGTGGCAGCGGCGGCGCGCCGCGCGCATTCCGTTCTAG
- a CDS encoding DUF3087 domain-containing protein, with amino-acid sequence MFEIQPIDPVTYRRQTRRSTLAIAALFLVLAMSLSTAAVALFGEPGGDNLRFNIGGVVAGFLLTAALLRGRFWHQAWMAPAVYGWRLKRSLMSVTNVMHQVTAAVASGDPTAMKVLRFYHLGLGQMHELDGNSSDHGQLRREVEQHLARMEALGIDPAQTRLDPAWLQALKPAAR; translated from the coding sequence ATGTTCGAAATCCAGCCGATCGATCCTGTCACCTACCGCCGGCAGACCCGGCGCAGCACGCTGGCCATCGCGGCGCTGTTCCTGGTGCTGGCGATGTCGTTGTCCACGGCGGCGGTCGCGCTGTTCGGCGAGCCGGGCGGCGACAACCTGCGGTTCAACATCGGCGGGGTGGTGGCCGGTTTTCTGCTGACCGCGGCGCTGCTGCGCGGACGTTTCTGGCATCAGGCCTGGATGGCGCCGGCGGTGTACGGCTGGCGGCTCAAGCGCAGCCTGATGAGCGTCACCAATGTCATGCATCAGGTGACGGCGGCGGTGGCGTCGGGTGACCCGACGGCGATGAAGGTGCTGCGCTTCTATCACCTGGGTTTGGGCCAGATGCATGAACTGGACGGCAATTCCAGCGATCATGGGCAGTTGCGGCGTGAAGTCGAGCAGCACCTGGCGCGGATGGAGGCGCTGGGGATCGACCCCGCGCAGACGCGCCTCGACCCGGCCTGGCTGCAAGCGTTGAAGCCCGCCGCCCGCTAG
- the ppnN gene encoding nucleotide 5'-monophosphate nucleosidase PpnN, giving the protein MTQRHVINASVSPKGSLETLSQREVQQLSQAGSGSTYTLFRQCALAILNTGAHVDNAKTILEAYKDFEIRIHQQDRGVRLELLNAPADAFVDGEMIASTREMLFSALRDIVYTENELDALSIDLSTSQGISDYVFHLLRNARTLRPGVEPKIVVCWGGHSINTDEYKYTKKVGHELGLRSLDICTGCGPGVMKGPMKGATIAHAKQRIHGGRYLGLTEPGIIAAEAPNPIVNELVILPDIEKRLEAFVRVGHGIIIFPGGAGTAEEFLYLLGILMHPDNEGLPFPVILTGPKHAAPYLQQLDAFVTATLGEAAKRHYQIIIDDPAEVARQMTQGLKAVKQFRRERNDAFHFNWLLKIDEGFQRPFDPTHENMANLKLHRDQPPHELAANLRRAFSGIVAGNVKDKGIRLIEEHGPYRIHGDAAIMQPLDLLLKAFVAQHRMKLPGGAAYVPCYQVVS; this is encoded by the coding sequence ATGACCCAACGACACGTCATCAATGCCTCGGTCAGCCCCAAAGGCAGCCTGGAAACCCTTTCCCAACGTGAAGTCCAGCAACTGAGCCAAGCCGGATCCGGCAGCACCTACACCCTCTTCCGCCAGTGCGCCCTGGCCATCCTCAACACCGGCGCCCATGTCGACAACGCCAAGACCATCCTGGAGGCCTACAAGGACTTCGAGATCCGCATTCACCAGCAAGACCGCGGCGTGCGCCTGGAACTGCTGAACGCCCCCGCCGATGCCTTCGTCGACGGCGAAATGATCGCCAGCACCCGCGAAATGCTGTTCAGCGCCCTGCGCGACATCGTCTACACCGAAAACGAACTCGATGCCCTGAGCATCGACCTGAGCACCTCCCAGGGTATCAGCGACTACGTCTTCCACCTGCTGCGCAACGCGCGCACCCTGCGTCCGGGCGTCGAGCCGAAAATCGTCGTGTGCTGGGGCGGCCACTCGATCAACACCGACGAATACAAGTACACCAAGAAGGTCGGCCATGAGCTGGGCCTGCGCAGCCTCGACATCTGCACCGGCTGCGGCCCGGGCGTGATGAAAGGCCCGATGAAAGGCGCGACCATCGCCCACGCCAAGCAGCGCATCCACGGCGGCCGCTACCTGGGCCTGACCGAACCCGGCATCATCGCCGCCGAGGCGCCGAACCCGATCGTCAACGAACTGGTGATCCTGCCGGACATCGAAAAGCGCCTCGAAGCCTTCGTGCGCGTCGGCCACGGCATCATCATCTTCCCCGGCGGCGCCGGCACCGCCGAAGAGTTCCTGTACCTGCTGGGCATCCTGATGCACCCGGACAACGAAGGCCTGCCGTTCCCGGTCATCCTCACAGGACCCAAGCACGCCGCGCCGTACCTGCAGCAACTGGACGCCTTCGTCACCGCCACCCTGGGCGAAGCGGCCAAGCGGCATTACCAGATCATCATCGACGACCCGGCCGAAGTCGCCCGGCAGATGACCCAGGGCCTCAAGGCCGTGAAGCAGTTCCGCCGCGAGCGCAACGACGCGTTTCACTTCAACTGGCTGCTGAAGATCGACGAAGGCTTCCAGCGCCCGTTCGACCCGACCCATGAAAACATGGCCAACCTCAAGCTCCACCGCGACCAGCCGCCCCACGAACTGGCGGCCAACCTGCGCCGGGCGTTTTCCGGGATCGTCGCCGGCAACGTCAAGGACAAGGGCATCCGCCTGATCGAGGAACACGGGCCGTACCGGATCCACGGCGACGCCGCGATCATGCAGCCGCTGGACCTGCTGCTCAAAGCCTTCGTCGCCCAGCACCGGATGAAACTGCCGGGCGGCGCGGCGTACGTGCCGTGCTACCAGGTCGTGTCCTGA
- a CDS encoding response regulator — protein sequence MDHINHILIVDDDREIRELVGNYLTKNGLRTTVVADGRQMRSFLAANTADLIVLDLMLPGDDGLVLCRELRAGKHKATPILMLTARDDQTDRILGLEMGADDYLTKPFAARELLARINAVLRRTRMLPPNLLITETGRLLAFGRWRLDTTARHLLDEDDTLVALSGAEYRLLRVFLDHPQRVLSRDQLLNLTQGREADLFDRSIDLLVSRLRQRLMDDSREPTYIKTVRNEGYVFSYAVEMLAES from the coding sequence ATGGACCACATCAACCACATCCTGATCGTCGACGACGACCGAGAAATCCGCGAACTGGTCGGCAATTACCTGACCAAGAACGGCCTGCGCACCACCGTGGTCGCCGACGGCCGGCAGATGCGCAGCTTTCTGGCCGCCAACACCGCCGACCTGATCGTGCTCGACCTCATGCTGCCCGGCGACGACGGCCTGGTGCTGTGCCGCGAACTGCGCGCCGGCAAGCACAAGGCCACGCCGATCCTGATGCTCACCGCCCGGGACGACCAGACCGACCGCATACTGGGCCTTGAAATGGGCGCCGACGACTACCTGACCAAGCCTTTCGCCGCCCGCGAACTGCTGGCGCGGATCAACGCCGTGCTGCGCCGCACGCGGATGCTGCCGCCCAACCTGCTGATCACCGAGACCGGCCGCCTGCTGGCGTTCGGCCGCTGGCGCCTGGACACCACCGCCCGCCACCTGCTCGACGAGGACGACACCCTGGTCGCCCTGAGCGGCGCAGAGTACCGTCTGTTGCGGGTGTTCCTCGACCATCCGCAGCGGGTGCTCAGCCGCGACCAGTTGCTCAACCTGACCCAGGGCCGGGAAGCCGACCTGTTCGACCGCTCCATCGACCTGTTGGTCAGCCGCTTGCGCCAGCGCCTGATGGACGACTCCCGCGAGCCGACCTACATCAAGACCGTGCGCAACGAAGGCTATGTGTTCTCCTACGCCGTGGAGATGCTCGCCGAATCCTGA
- a CDS encoding substrate-binding periplasmic protein: protein MKRLAACLLSLLALTAHAAELRLLTDNHPPLHFRQGDRLVGFGVDVVQALAQQTGDPIRLEQVPLLRALRMASDSPDTGVFTVLRTDERDDRYQWVGPLVEVETALYAHENLQTPIRSLREADHLGRITVPRKWLAYSYLQKQDLNNLYGVETPEQMMRLFSLGRTDFVVSDTLSSASLAREQGMEPGRLQYQMPLMKQDTYIAFSRQTDPRQVARWQQALDTLRADGRLEQMRQRWLVDSLPR, encoded by the coding sequence ATGAAACGCCTCGCCGCCTGTCTGCTGTCATTGCTGGCCCTGACGGCCCACGCGGCGGAGCTGCGCCTGCTCACCGACAACCATCCGCCCCTGCACTTCCGGCAGGGCGACCGCCTGGTGGGCTTCGGCGTGGATGTGGTGCAGGCCTTGGCGCAGCAGACCGGCGACCCTATCCGTCTCGAGCAGGTACCGTTGCTGCGGGCGTTGCGCATGGCCAGCGACTCGCCGGACACCGGCGTGTTCACCGTGCTGCGCACCGACGAGCGCGACGACCGCTACCAATGGGTCGGGCCGCTGGTGGAGGTCGAAACAGCGCTCTACGCCCATGAGAACCTGCAAACACCGATCCGCAGCCTGCGCGAGGCCGATCACCTGGGGCGGATCACCGTGCCGCGAAAATGGCTGGCCTACAGCTATCTGCAAAAGCAGGACCTGAACAATCTCTACGGCGTGGAAACCCCGGAACAGATGATGCGCCTGTTCAGCCTGGGGCGGACCGACTTCGTGGTCTCCGACACCCTGTCCAGCGCCTCCCTGGCCCGCGAGCAAGGCATGGAGCCAGGCCGCCTGCAGTATCAGATGCCGCTGATGAAACAGGACACCTACATCGCCTTCTCCCGCCAGACCGACCCCCGTCAGGTCGCCCGTTGGCAACAGGCGCTGGACACCTTGCGCGCCGATGGGCGGCTGGAGCAAATGCGCCAGCGCTGGCTGGTGGACAGCTTGCCGCGCTGA
- a CDS encoding FAD/NAD(P)-binding protein translates to MTHPEHGQATSPTRQADIVIIGGGLSGTLLAAQLLRLPGRRRILVVEPRPELGRGEAYSAVELGHTLNGNAARMSVDPDNADDLTQWLSAHLADGGWPESQRQSVPVSELFPPRGLFGVYVQQRLADAQQTGTAHGSTVEHVRAEAVDVQVEAGSVLVALSDGLCLQGARAVIATGLFPAARTPQTHSSGLNAAALDPWDVSAMRRLDPHATVLIIGSGLTMVDAVVSLEQAGHRGPIKVFSRHGLLPHVRRQPPAWVDFLAEDSTIRSPRQLLRAVRRHCRDAIAQGIDWQAPLDTVRAHIGRLWSQATDGQRRQFVRHVRPWWESHHHRSPPLSAEVVERLRREGRLSIQAASYKGLEAMPEGGVSICLRRRGEADACWVTGQALINSSGIEYDWRRVARPLPRQLLARGLVRPGPLALGIAAAADGAVVDAQGQVSARLFAMGPPLRGMWWESTAVTDVAAQAKALAARLAGL, encoded by the coding sequence ATGACACACCCCGAACACGGACAGGCGACTTCCCCGACCCGTCAGGCTGACATCGTGATCATCGGCGGCGGCCTCAGCGGCACGCTGCTGGCGGCGCAGCTGCTGCGCCTGCCGGGCCGGCGGCGGATCCTGGTGGTCGAGCCCCGGCCTGAGCTCGGCCGCGGCGAGGCCTACAGTGCGGTGGAGCTGGGGCACACGCTCAACGGCAACGCGGCGCGCATGAGCGTCGATCCGGACAATGCCGATGACCTGACTCAGTGGCTCAGCGCCCATCTCGCCGACGGCGGCTGGCCGGAGTCGCAGCGGCAATCGGTGCCGGTCAGCGAACTGTTTCCACCACGGGGCCTGTTCGGCGTGTATGTGCAGCAGCGTCTGGCCGACGCGCAGCAGACGGGCACGGCGCACGGCTCGACCGTCGAGCACGTGCGGGCGGAGGCGGTGGACGTGCAGGTCGAGGCCGGTTCGGTGCTCGTCGCGTTGAGCGACGGCCTGTGCCTGCAAGGCGCCCGTGCCGTCATCGCCACCGGCCTGTTCCCCGCCGCCCGCACGCCGCAGACGCATTCCAGCGGGCTGAACGCCGCAGCGCTCGACCCTTGGGACGTGAGCGCGATGCGCCGGCTCGATCCCCACGCCACGGTGCTGATCATCGGTTCCGGCCTGACCATGGTCGACGCGGTGGTGTCCCTGGAACAGGCCGGGCACCGTGGGCCGATCAAGGTGTTCTCCCGCCACGGCCTTCTGCCTCACGTGCGCCGCCAGCCGCCGGCCTGGGTGGACTTTCTCGCCGAAGACTCGACTATCCGCAGCCCCCGCCAATTGCTGCGGGCGGTGCGCCGGCACTGCCGCGACGCCATTGCTCAAGGCATCGACTGGCAGGCGCCGCTGGACACGGTGCGGGCGCACATCGGCCGCTTGTGGAGCCAGGCCACCGACGGGCAGCGCCGGCAGTTCGTGCGTCATGTGCGGCCGTGGTGGGAAAGCCATCACCACCGTTCGCCGCCGTTGAGCGCCGAGGTGGTCGAGCGCCTGCGGCGTGAAGGGCGGCTGAGCATTCAGGCCGCCTCTTATAAAGGGCTGGAGGCGATGCCCGAGGGCGGGGTGAGCATCTGCCTGCGTCGCCGGGGCGAGGCTGACGCTTGCTGGGTGACGGGGCAGGCGCTGATCAACTCCAGCGGCATCGAATACGACTGGCGCCGGGTGGCGCGTCCGCTGCCCAGGCAACTGCTGGCGCGCGGGCTGGTGCGGCCGGGGCCGTTGGCGCTGGGGATCGCAGCGGCGGCGGATGGCGCGGTGGTGGATGCGCAGGGGCAGGTGTCTGCGCGGCTCTTCGCCATGGGCCCGCCGTTGCGCGGGATGTGGTGGGAGAGCACGGCGGTCACTGATGTGGCGGCGCAGGCCAAGGCGCTGGCGGCGAGGCTGGCGGGACTTTAG
- a CDS encoding helix-turn-helix domain-containing protein produces the protein MHKDSPPRTSVLQHVSQNVRRLRHAIDMSQATLAEQSGVSRRMLVAIEAGENNVSLTTLDRIAEALDVAFSDLIQAPDNRDPGRINELAWAGNIPGSKAVLLSKATATRAVEQWEWCLQPGEVYPSQPDAEGWSEQIFVFEGCLTLMLGDRPQRIAAGEFFMFASNQPHGYRNDGEVAARFVRNVVI, from the coding sequence GTGCACAAAGATTCTCCTCCGCGGACGTCCGTCCTCCAGCATGTCAGCCAGAACGTGCGGCGCCTGCGTCACGCCATCGACATGAGCCAGGCCACCCTGGCGGAGCAGTCCGGGGTCAGCCGGCGCATGCTGGTGGCCATCGAGGCCGGCGAGAACAACGTCAGCCTGACCACCCTGGACCGCATCGCCGAAGCCCTCGACGTGGCGTTCAGCGACCTGATCCAGGCGCCGGACAACCGCGATCCGGGCCGCATCAACGAACTGGCCTGGGCCGGCAACATTCCCGGCAGCAAGGCGGTGCTGCTGTCCAAGGCCACCGCCACCCGTGCGGTGGAGCAATGGGAATGGTGCCTGCAACCGGGCGAGGTGTACCCCTCGCAACCGGACGCCGAGGGCTGGAGCGAGCAGATCTTCGTCTTCGAAGGCTGCCTGACCCTGATGCTGGGCGACCGCCCGCAGCGGATCGCCGCCGGCGAGTTCTTCATGTTCGCCAGCAACCAGCCCCACGGCTACCGCAACGACGGCGAGGTGGCGGCGCGCTTCGTGCGCAACGTGGTGATCTGA
- a CDS encoding DMT family transporter, which yields MMSVNSPQTSPRLPRFSKAEAVLVLITMLWGGTFLLVQHAMTVSGPMFFVGLRFAAAASIVALFSWKHLRDLTLLELRAGAFIGVAIMLGYGLQTVGLQSIPSSQSAFITALYVPFVPLLQWLVLGRRPGLMPSIGIMLAFTGLMLLSGPSGASLNFSPGEIATLISAIAIAAEIILISTYAGQVDVRRVTVVQLGVTSVLAFLMVVPTGEAIPSFSWLLVSTALGLGAMSAAIQVAMNWAQKSVSPTRATLIYAGEPVWAGIAGRIAGERLPAIALVGAGLIVAAVIVSELKTKAKGAEAEAALEREIQG from the coding sequence ATGATGTCGGTCAATTCCCCCCAAACCTCCCCGCGTCTCCCACGGTTCAGCAAAGCCGAAGCCGTGCTGGTTCTGATCACGATGCTTTGGGGCGGCACGTTCCTGCTGGTGCAGCATGCGATGACCGTCAGCGGCCCGATGTTCTTCGTCGGCCTGCGCTTCGCGGCGGCGGCCAGCATCGTGGCGCTGTTTTCATGGAAGCACCTGCGCGACCTGACCCTGTTGGAACTGCGCGCAGGCGCCTTCATCGGCGTGGCGATCATGCTCGGCTACGGCTTGCAGACCGTCGGCCTGCAAAGCATTCCCAGCAGTCAGTCGGCGTTCATCACGGCGCTCTACGTGCCGTTCGTGCCGCTGCTGCAATGGCTGGTGCTGGGGCGCCGGCCCGGGCTGATGCCGAGCATCGGGATCATGCTCGCGTTCACCGGCCTGATGCTGCTGTCGGGGCCGTCCGGGGCGTCGCTGAACTTCAGCCCCGGCGAAATCGCCACGCTGATCAGCGCCATCGCGATCGCGGCGGAAATCATCCTCATCAGCACCTATGCCGGCCAGGTCGATGTGCGCCGGGTGACGGTGGTGCAACTGGGGGTGACGTCGGTGCTGGCGTTCCTGATGGTGGTGCCGACCGGCGAGGCGATTCCTTCCTTTTCGTGGCTGCTGGTGTCCACCGCCCTGGGGCTGGGGGCGATGAGCGCGGCGATCCAGGTGGCGATGAACTGGGCGCAGAAGAGCGTGTCGCCGACCCGCGCCACCCTGATCTATGCCGGCGAGCCGGTGTGGGCCGGCATCGCCGGACGGATCGCCGGGGAACGCCTGCCGGCGATTGCCCTGGTGGGCGCGGGGCTGATCGTGGCGGCGGTGATCGTCAGCGAACTGAAGACCAAGGCCAAGGGCGCCGAGGCCGAGGCCGCGCTGGAGCGTGAGATCCAGGGTTGA